The nucleotide sequence ACTGAAAAAAAATAAAAGCCGTAAGCTAGGTTAATGTACGAAAATAAAACACTTTTAGCAAAAATTAGATCAGATCCAAGATGTATGAGGTAATACCATTAGAACTTTGTTGTACATCTGTTGCAAAATTTCGTGTCAGATTACTGGGAGCCGGCAAGGAATCTCCATTATATAGGTATGAGATCGGAGGGTTGTCTGCATCATGTAAACATAACAAATATTGGTCCGAAATAAGGCAAAGTTGTAGGCACATGGTGTTAACCTTTCAGCAAAATAATACTTACCCGAAACCAGATGGGAAGGTTGATGAACATATGTGCTATCACCATCGGTCTTTTCAAGTATGATCCGCTCCGAGGGAGTAATATGGACTCCTACAAGTCACAACTCTGTTAGGCGAGACTGATCACATAAAACGCATAAAATTAAGCTCTGTATATTTGCACAGCCTTAATATCTGGACTACTTGGGTAAATCTTGTCAACATCGTCGGCTATGGGTATAATCTCTGGGTTATAGTCGTCAACATTTGTCCCATCTATCGGGTCTGCAACACATTCAGTCTTCTGTGATGGTGCTTAGCATGTATAGCAAAATTTGTAGTTGAATATATACCTGGAGGTACATATATACCTGGAGTATCATATGTGCTATCACCATCGTTCTGTTGAACTATCACCCGTTCCCAGGGAGTAATATGGACTCCTACAAGTCACATGCTTGATCCATTAGAATCGATCGTGCCCAAGTCTCTTAGGTATGATTGGTATCATAAAATTAAGCTCTGTAATTTTGCACAGCCTTATAGCTGGACTACTTGGCTAGTTCTTTGTCATTAACGAAACCAGAGTGAGAGTAGACGACGCATTCCCCAATAAACAAGAATGAAGCTAGCTGAAGCACTACATTGCATGACACGTTTAGGATAGAAGGGTAAATGCATTGGTTGGCTGCTTCAAGTGTTAATAACAAACATGATTGCGTATCAGTTGCATACCCAACAATGGACATTCTATTTTTGTTTCGTGGTAATCGACGACATTCAAATATATGTTATAACATGGCAATGTTTGGGGAGACATCggatgtgcctttttggctcgggAGAGAAGGTTGGTAGAAGACTCCTCGACGGTCCGTGGGGTAGCACGGTGTGAAGGAG is from Triticum aestivum cultivar Chinese Spring chromosome 3A, IWGSC CS RefSeq v2.1, whole genome shotgun sequence and encodes:
- the LOC123057268 gene encoding uncharacterized protein; this translates as MVIAHMILQKTECVADPIDGTNVDDYNPEIIPIADDVDKIYPRVHITPSERIILEKTDGDSTYVHQPSHLVSDNPPISYLYNGDSLPAPSNLTRNFATDVQQSSNVALNVAKQTLKNGMSDQKREQYNARRQAAYRKKKEDGTVKRQDENQPSFPMSGMIH